The Oncorhynchus masou masou isolate Uvic2021 chromosome 2, UVic_Omas_1.1, whole genome shotgun sequence genomic sequence GCCCCTCCCGTCAGCATCAGGGCCTAcctaaaccagtcagtcactgagTTCAAGCAGCTCATTGCACAGGTAAGTTAGTTCAGACACTCCTCTTTAATTCTTCCTTTCTATCTAATCCAGCCGGATACAGTCCACACTTGTAAGACCATGAAATCTGCCAGTATTTGTTTTGGGATCTGTGATGCAGTatctctccactgtgtgtgtattgtttgttGAAAGGCCACAGAGCTCTCAGCTGAAACCATGCGTGTTGTCCTGGAGCGCTGCTATAATGACCTTCGGCTTCTCTACGTGCCCAACAAGACATTGAAAGCAGAGGGTTTCTTCAGGAGCAACAAGGTCACACTCTACTTTACTTTATTATTGTCCTTTCCAGCTTGTCTGCTGTGTTAATGTTGTGTATCTGTAAACATAATTTTTCAGCAGTGCTTTGATCGCAGATGTAACACAAACCTAATTTGTCCATTATCTGTTTCTCTTAGGTTTTCGTGGAAAGCTCTGAATCCCCAGATCACCAGGTCACTTTCACTGATTCCCTCTTGTGGAAACTGCTGGATCGCCATGGGAACACAATCCGCCTGTTTGTCTCGCTCCCTGTGCAATCCCCCGGCACCAACAGAACTATTTGCCAAAAAGTGGGCGGCGACCCTGAGGAGTGCTCTGAGGGGTCAAAGGGCAACAGGAATTCTGTAGAGACCATCTTGGAGGAGAGCACAGAGAAGCTGAAGAACCTGTCCCTCCAGACGCAGCAGGGCTCCAGCACCAGTGACAGCCAGAAGAGCTCAGACACCAGCGACTTCGAACAGATCGAGTCCCCCTCACCTTCTCAGGAACCAGACTCCTCCTCTGTATCCGCTGTCGTTGCAGTCGACAACCGAGAGCTGGAGAACCGGATCCGGGTGGCCAGCGGCGGGGGGGCCTACTCCGACCCGGAAACCCAGTTCCCTGGGGAGGAGCGCTCGGACTCTGAGGTGAACAACGATCGCAGCACGAGCTCAGTGGACAGTGACATCCTGAGCTCCAGCCACAGCAGTGACACGCTGTGCAACGCCGACAGCGGCCCCATCCAGCTTGCCAATGGTCTGGACTCACACAGCATCACCAGCAGCCGCCGCTCCAAGGCCAATGAGGGCAAGAAGGAGACGTGGGACACAGCCGAGGAGGACAGTGGCACGGACAGCGAGTATGATGAGAATGGGAAGAGCAAGGCGGAATCCTATTACCTCTACTTCAGAGCAGAACCATATGCACAGGAGGACGGCTCTGGGGAAGGAGGCCAGAAATGTACGTCTTCATAATCTATTTACAAATGCAGGTCTTTGATTCTAATGTTGTTTAGTCTGTCCTAACTTTTTTTGATTGAATGTTTAGTTTGTGGGAACTGTAGAATTGTTTTTTTATCCTTTTTCTGTGGAATAAGTGTGGGTTGTTCATACTATGAATTTAATCACTTTTTTACTGCACCATTTTGATTTGAATGAAACCTTCCATACATGTTTTCCCATgttagaagtggtcagaaagtgctCAAAGATGACCAATTTTTCATACCCCATCATGAGACATCCATGCACACCCgcatgtgtgcatgtctgtggtatgtgtgtacatgtgtgcctGTGAGAAAGGGGGAGAATGCTGTAGCAGGCCTCATTCTCCATTGGATTTGCTTATACTGTATAATAAGATTTGAAGATGTTTAAgatctgagagagggagaacgctgTAAAATGACTCTCTCCAATCTCCATTAAGACAGCTTGtattgcatatactgtattctgtatACTACGATACAGAAACGGCTGTAGTTCACAAACAACAAGGAGTTGAATCATATATTTGGTCTTAGAACAAGTCAGATAACAATACTATATGCTTTTAAACAATTTAATTCTGAAATGTATTTCAAAATGCATATGCTGAAGTCATTTTAAAGTATGATAGAGAATAACAATACTAAATTGTCATTATGGCCTGTCTTAGACACTTGTGCTCACTATGTTAACACCAAATTTCATGCATTTACACAAACCAGAATTTCTGGCACATTTTTTGATATCGTACTAAATATAGTACATGGATGTGAATAGGTTAATTTAAGATAAGCACTCATGTCAGTTATCTGACAGAGCAACACCTCGAGGGTTAAGAAACACTGGTTTAGATGCTGTTAGAACAAAATCCACATGTAGTATTTAATATACTGTTATATGGTTAGTTTGTTCCAACTAATTGAAACGTATGTTTTGGTGCTGTTTGCCTGTCAGGTGTACTGGTCCATGTGGATAAGAGGATAACTCTGTCAGCATTCAAACAGAACCTGGAGCCTTTTGTGGGGGTCACCTCTACCCAGTTCAAGGTGTTCCGCGTCTACGCCAACAACCAGGAGTTTGAGAGTGTACGGCTTAACGagaccctctcctccttctctgacgacAACAAGGTCCGTAGCGTCTCACTATCTGCCCCTTTCAAAACATTACTTTTTTCAAAAGATaatggtgttttttttttacaaacaatCTTATCCATGACGCTCCTCTTGGTCTTCTTACAGATAACCATTCGATTAGGCAGAGCACTGAAGAAGGGCGAGTATCGGGTGAAAGTGTACCAGCTGCTAGTGAATGATGCAGAGGTAAGGACCGGGATGAGCTGATGTTTCTTCACACACACAAGAAGTTATTCGGTGTTGTGCAATTTCCTCACATAACAGCAGTCTGTAGGTGTGTCACTGATGGATTTGTCACCAGGGTGTATTATGTGACAGTTCTATATGTCATTGTGTTTCAtgcttaagtgtgtgtgtgtctctcctccccagccctgtaAGTTCCTCGTGGACACAGTGTTTGCTAAGGGCATGACTGTGAAACAGTCCAAAGAGGAGCTAATGCCTCAGCTGAAAGACCAATGCAAGCTGGACCTCAACATCGACAAGTGGGTTCCACCTTACACACTTAAAAACATGTACAGTCAAGTAACTCTAATCTGCATATCTAAGATGATCTATATACACAATCCAATGCACACGAATGTATGGGCACACATCCAACCATACATCAAATATCATACACTTGAATCCTTTACCTACATATTTTCTTCTGAAAACATTTGTTGACTGTAAAAGGTACCACAGGTGTCTTTGTGGTGATACAATTAGAATGTCAAAGTCTTTAGTCATTTAGAAGACgctcttaaccctaattgctcctgtaagtttctctggataagtgccttgctcaaaggcacatcgTGAGTGACCTTTTTAAAGCACTGACTCACAGCTGATGCTTATTGATAAGAAGTGTTGTTGAATCCTAATTGTATGTGTATGTGGGGTCAGGTTCCGTCTCAGGAAGAAGACGTGGAAGAACCCAGGGACAGTGTTTCTGGACTACCACGTCTATGAGGAGGACATCAACATCTCCAGTAACTGGGAGGTCTTTTTGGAGGTTCTAGATGGTAATACTGGTTTGCTATTGTTTCGACTACTCTCTTCAGAACCATTTGTAAATCGCCTCATGGTCATCATAGCCTGAAAAGAGACaaacttattctaaaatatattactGCTTTATATCAAACGCCTATATTAGGTCATGTAAAAATGGCTTTAGAGGAAGCTTTAACAATTACAATTACTGTAAAAGGAAAAGCCCTGTAGAACTGAATTGTCTCATTTGAATGAGTATCACTtgtgcgcacaattggcctagcgtcgtctgggttagggagggcttggtcggtagggatgtccttgtctcatcgcgcaccagcgactcatgtggcgggccgggcgcagtgcgcgctaaccaaggttgccaggtgcacggtgtttcctccgacacattggtgcggctggcttccgggttggatgcgcgctgatgtgcggctaggttgggttgtgtatcggaggacgcatgacttgcaaccttcgtctctcctgagcccgtacgggagttgtagcgatgagacaaggtaGTAGCTACTACAATAATTGGACACcacaaaattgtggagaaaaaaaaggggTAAAGAATTTTTGAAAAAAAGGGGGGGGAAAGAGTATCACTtgtgagaaagagaggcagaccgAGACAGTGGGTGTGTGCTCGCTCAGCCATCCCCAACCCTCCCCTCCTGCCCCTTTCCAGGACCGGAGAAGATGAAGTCCATGTCCCAGCTGGCTGTGCTGACCCGCCGCTGGACCCCCGCCCAGATGAAGCTGGAGCCCTTCCAGGAAGTGGTTCTGGAGAGCAGCAGTGTGGAGGAACTCAAGGAAAAGGTATGTGTGTATTCACGTCCTGAATGTGGTGCCAGGCCTTGTACACTGATGCACATGTCTGAGGCCACAGACACGCTGGCTTGCAAGGCAGCACTGTGGGATTGTCTTACCCACTAAGTGCTGCTACCATCAACATCACAGGGTCTGATGCACCACATGGGAGTAGTGAGATGCACTGTAACTTTTCACATCACAGTATATAACATCAGCCTCTAGACTTTTGAGATGCATAAGTTGCAAGGTAAATAATAGGGCATGCTAAATCGATATTAAAAGGCAATTTGTGACATCAATTCTCTCTCCAGCTCAGTGAAATAAGTGGTGTTCCTCTTGAAAACCTGGAGTTTGCCAAGGTAGGTAAACTGTTTTTGATGCTGTTAGGATTTACTTTTACTCTTGCGCTGTTTCACTCCACTTAATTTCCTGAAATGTTTCCCAGTTTACTGACTGGCGTCCTGATTGTCTCCTGCAGGGGAGAGGAACATTTCCTTGTGATATCTCAGTATTGGAGATCCAGCAGGATCTGGACTGGAACCCTAAAGTGTCCACTCTGAATGTGTGGCCTCTGTACATCTGTGATGATGGTGCTGTGGTCTTCTACAGGTAAACCCATCATACTCTGCCATACTGGAACAGGGCCCTTTGCCATTTCAAATGAGTAGGTGTTGTGACATGACAATGGGATGTTCAGGATAATTGCAGATATTTTGTTTAATATAGGTATATTCTCCAGAAATTCTCAGCTTGTGCTCTTGGGTTTCAGGGACAGCACAGAGGAGCCTATGGAACAGTCTGAAGACGAACGCAATGAGCTGATGAAGAAGGAGAGCAGCCGGCTGCTGAAGACTGGCCACCGGGTCAGTTACTCACCTCGTAAGGAGAAGGCCCTTAAGATCTACCTGGATGGGGGCCCGGTCAAGGACCCGGGGCAGGACTGAGGCCCTTCTGAGGCCCGTCCCAGTTAGCTGgttggcctgcctgcctgccgcagTGTAGCTTGCCCGGCCAAGGGACCCTGTCTGGCGTGGGGCCCCACATTGACTCGACGACGTCACCAGATCAGTGCGGCTCACACACCATCTCTCGTCCTCCCATCTGGGCTCTAGGGGAAAGAGAGTGGCTCAGAAATCATATTGTGCACTATAGTT encodes the following:
- the LOC135503671 gene encoding ubiquitin carboxyl-terminal hydrolase 47-like isoform X4; the protein is MEMVPSEENQLVPKEGSLDPSSEISLTEFGFEPGKRNFLQLTDKDGEQPQIASDESGTAGSSGLDDSSQERFIGPLPRDCTVGCSSDYSSPSYSYSSILNKSDTGYVGLVNQAMTCYLNSLLQTLFMTPEFRNALYNWEFEESEEDPVTSIPYQLQRLFLLLQTSKKRAIETTDVTRSFGWDSSEAWQQHDVQELCRVMFDALEQKWKQTEQQQFSPLTADLINQLYQGKLKDYVRCLECGYESWRIDTYLDIPLVIRPFGASQAYSSVEEALQAFVQPETLDGANQYFCERCKKKCDARKGLRFLHFPYLLTLQLKRFDFDYTTMHRIKLNDCMSFPEELDMGPFIDVEDEKSPQTESCTDSGAENEGSCHSDQMSNDFSADDGVDEGICLDSASSTERVLKPKNSLTFELFSVMVHSGSAAGGHYYACIKSFSDGQWYSFNDQHVSKITQEDIRKTYGGSSGSRGYYSSAFASSTNAYMLIYRLKDPSRNAKYLDSDDFPEHIKHLVQREKESEEQEKRQREIERNTCKIKLFCMHPVKMMAMMENKLEVHKDKTLREATEMAYKLMELDGVVPLDCCRLVKYDEFHEYLERSYEGEEDTPMGLLLGGVKSSYMFDLLLETRRPEQVFQPYKPGEVMVKVHVVDLKTDTVAPPVSIRAYLNQSVTEFKQLIAQATELSAETMRVVLERCYNDLRLLYVPNKTLKAEGFFRSNKVFVESSESPDHQVTFTDSLLWKLLDRHGNTIRLFVSLPVQSPGTNRTICQKVGGDPEECSEGSKGNRNSVETILEESTEKLKNLSLQTQQGSSTSDSQKSSDTSDFEQIESPSPSQEPDSSSVSAVVAVDNRELENRIRVASGGGAYSDPETQFPGEERSDSEVNNDRSTSSVDSDILSSSHSSDTLCNADSGPIQLANGLDSHSITSSRRSKANEGKKETWDTAEEDSGTDSEYDENGKSKAESYYLYFRAEPYAQEDGSGEGGQKCVLVHVDKRITLSAFKQNLEPFVGVTSTQFKVFRVYANNQEFESVRLNETLSSFSDDNKITIRLGRALKKGEYRVKVYQLLVNDAEPCKFLVDTVFAKGMTVKQSKEELMPQLKDQCKLDLNIDKFRLRKKTWKNPGTVFLDYHVYEEDINISSNWEVFLEVLDGPEKMKSMSQLAVLTRRWTPAQMKLEPFQEVVLESSSVEELKEKLSEISGVPLENLEFAKGRGTFPCDISVLEIQQDLDWNPKVSTLNVWPLYICDDGAVVFYRDSTEEPMEQSEDERNELMKKESSRLLKTGHRVSYSPRKEKALKIYLDGGPVKDPGQD
- the LOC135503671 gene encoding ubiquitin carboxyl-terminal hydrolase 47-like isoform X5, which translates into the protein MEMVPSEENQLVPKEGSLDPSSEISLTEFGFEPGKRNFLQLTDKDGEQPQIASDESGTAGSSGLDDSSQERFIGPLPRDCTVGCSSDYSSPSYSYSSILNKSDTGYVGLVNQAMTCYLNSLLQTLFMTPEFRNALYNWEFEESEEDPVTSIPYQLQRLFLLLQTSKKRAIETTDVTRSFGWDSSEAWQQHDVQELCRVMFDALEQKWKQTEQADLINQLYQGKLKDYVRCLECGYESWRIDTYLDIPLVIRPFGASQAYSSVEEALQAFVQPETLDGANQYFCERCKKKCDARKGLRFLHFPYLLTLQLKRFDFDYTTMHRIKLNDCMSFPEELDMGPFIDVEDEKSPQTESCTDSGAENEGSCHSDQMSNDFSADDGVDEGICLDSASSTERVLKPKNSLTFELFSVMVHSGSAAGGHYYACIKSFSDGQWYSFNDQHVSKITQEDIRKTYGGSSGSRGYYSSAFASSTNAYMLIYRLKDPSRNAKYLDSDDFPEHIKHLVQREKESEEQEKRQREIERNTCKIKLFCMHPVKMMAMMENKLEVHKDKTLREATEMAYKLMELDGVVPLDCCRLVKYDEFHEYLERSYEGEEDTPMGLLLGGVKSSYMFDLLLETRRPEQVFQPYKPGEVMVKVHVVDLKTDTVAPPVSIRAYLNQSVTEFKQLIAQATELSAETMRVVLERCYNDLRLLYVPNKTLKAEGFFRSNKVFVESSESPDHQVTFTDSLLWKLLDRHGNTIRLFVSLPVQSPGTNRTICQKVGGDPEECSEGSKGNRNSVETILEESTEKLKNLSLQTQQGSSTSDSQKSSDTSDFEQIESPSPSQEPDSSSVSAVVAVDNRELENRIRVASGGGAYSDPETQFPGEERSDSEVNNDRSTSSVDSDILSSSHSSDTLCNADSGPIQLANGLDSHSITSSRRSKANEGKKETWDTAEEDSGTDSEYDENGKSKAESYYLYFRAEPYAQEDGSGEGGQKCVLVHVDKRITLSAFKQNLEPFVGVTSTQFKVFRVYANNQEFESVRLNETLSSFSDDNKITIRLGRALKKGEYRVKVYQLLVNDAEPCKFLVDTVFAKGMTVKQSKEELMPQLKDQCKLDLNIDKFRLRKKTWKNPGTVFLDYHVYEEDINISSNWEVFLEVLDGPEKMKSMSQLAVLTRRWTPAQMKLEPFQEVVLESSSVEELKEKLSEISGVPLENLEFAKGRGTFPCDISVLEIQQDLDWNPKVSTLNVWPLYICDDGAVVFYRDSTEEPMEQSEDERNELMKKESSRLLKTGHRVSYSPRKEKALKIYLDGGPVKDPGQD